In the genome of Streptomyces sp. Tu 3180, the window GCACGGGCTCCCACGCGGCGAGCACGCGCGCGCCGGGCGCGCCCAGCGGGATCGCGGCCGGTTCCCCGGCGAGGTTCACGGCCACCCGGACGTCCCCGCGCCGGAAGGCCAGCCAGCGCCGCTCCTCGTCGTGGGCCACCTTGGTGTCGCCGAGGTCGGGGTCGGTGAGGTCCGGCTGTTCGTGGCGCAGGGCGACGAGCCGCCGGTACCAGGCCAGCACGCGCGCGTGGGGGTCGCGTTCCGGCTCCGACCAGTCCAGGCAGGAGCGGTCGCGGGTGGCGGGGTCCTGCGGATCGGGCACGTCCTCCTCGGCCCAGCCGTGCGCCGCGAACTCCCGGCGCCTGCCGTCGCGCACCGCCCTGGCCAGCTCGGGGTCGGTGTGATCGGTGAAGAACTGCCAGGGGGTGCCCGCCGCCCACTCCTCGCCCATGAACAGCATGGGCGTGAAGGGAGCGGTCAGGGTGAGGGCCGCCGCGCACGCCAGCAGCCCGGGGGAGACCAGCGCGGCCAGGCGGTCGCCCCGGGCGCGGTTGCCGACCTGGTCGTGGGTCTGGCTGTAGCCGAGGAGCCGGTGCCCGGCCACCCGGTCGCGGTCCAGGGGGCGGCCGTGGCGCCGGCCCCGGAAGCTGGAGTACGTGCCGTCGTGGAAGAAGCCGCCGGTGAGCGTCTTGGCCAGGGCCGCCAGGGGGGCGCGCGCGAAGTCGGCGTAGTAGCCCTGCGACTCGCCGGTCAGCGCGGTGTGCACGGCGTGGTGGAAGTCGTCGTTCCACTGCGCGTGCACCCCGAATCCGCCCTCCTCGCGCGGTGTGACGATCCGGGGGTCGTTCAGGTCCGACTCGGCGATCAGGAACAGGGGGCGGCCGGTGTCGGCGGCGAGGGCGTCCACGGCCTCGGACAGCTCCCGGAGGAAGTGGTGCGCGCGCGTGTCCACCAGCGCGTGCACCGCGTCCAGCCGCAGCCCGTCGATCCGGTAGTCCCGCAGCCACGCCAGCGCGCTGTCCACGAGGTACGCGCGCACCTCGTCGGAGCCGGGGGCGTCCAGGTTGACCGCCGCGCCCCACGGCGTGTGGTGGGTGTCCGTGAAGTACGGGCCGAACGCGGGAAGGTAGTTGCCGGACGGCCCCAGGTGGTTGTGCACCACGTCGAGGACGACGCCCAGGCCCAGCGCGTGCGCCCGGTCGACGAACCGTTTCAGCCCCTCGGGCCCGCCGTACGGCTCGTGCACCGCCCACAGCGACACCCCCTCGTACCCCCAGCCGTGCCGGCCGGGGAAGGGGCACACCGGCATCAGCTCCACGTGCGTCACGCCCAGCTCGACGAGGTGCCCGAGCCGCTCGGCGGCCGCGTCGAAGGTGCCCTCGCGCGTGTACGTGCCGACGTGCAGCTCGTACAGCACCGCGCCGGGCAGCGGGCGCCCGTCCCACCGCGCGCGCCAGGCGAACCGCTCGTGGTCGACGACCGCGCTCAGCCCGTCGGGGCCGTCCGGCTGCCGGCGCGAACGCGGATCGGGCAGCACGGGGCCGCCGTCCAGCGCGAAACCGTACCGGGAGCCGTCGTGCGCCTCGGCCTCCCCCCGCCACCACCCCTCCCGTCCGGGATCGCGTTCCAACGCGCGCGTGACGCCGTCGCACTGGAGCGTCACTCGGCCGGCCTGCGGTGCCCACACCTCGAACTGCACGGACGGTTCCCCTTCGTCTGCTCACCGTGATGTAGCCCGTCCATCGTGCTGCATGAATGATCGCCGCGCCGGTGAATTCTCCCTTTCGCGGCAAGTTTCACCGGGAGCCCGCGCGTGTCCCGCCGGGTGCGCGCGCGGGGCGGCCGCTTCCCGGATTCCTGGACAGCCCGGCCGCGCTGACCGACAATCAGCGGCGTGACGTCGTCCTTCGAGTTCTCCACGTACCCCGCCCGGCTCTCCGACGCGGAGCGCGACAAGGCGCTGGACGTGCTGCGGGACGGCGTCGCCGCGGGCCGGCTGTCCCACGACACGTACGTCCGGCGCATGGAACTCGCGCTCGCCGCCCGCCGCCCCGACGAGCTCGCCGCGCTCACCGCCGACCTGCCCACGGAGAGCCGCCTCTCACGGCTGGTGTTCGGCACCGTCGAGGCGGTCTCCGGGTTCACCGTGCGGCTGCGCAGGGCCTGGCAGGCCGAGCGGCTGCCCAAACTGCTGCTGCCGCACCCGGCGGCCGGCCACCCGCTGCGCATAGGCCGCGACCCGGGCAGCGGACTGCGGCTCACCCACGAGACGGTCTCCCGGGTGCACGCCGAACTCCGCCACCAGGGCGGCACGTGGGTGCTGCGGGACCTCGGTTCGACCAACGGCACGACGGTGAACGGGCGTCGGGTGGTCGGCGCGGCGGTCGTCCGCGAGGGTGACCAGGTCGGCTTCGGGCGGGTCACCTACCGGCTCACGGCGAACTGACCCGAGCCGGACGGGACTTCGCCTCCCCGCGCCCCGCCCGCGGTGCCGGCGGGCCGGCCGTGCGGCACCCGTGCGCACGCTCCCGTTCGGGTGAGCCGGGGTGCGGTCCGGGGGCCGCCGTGCCGATGCACCGGGCATGACGCACATCTCACTGAAAGCGCTACGGGGCGGACTGCTGGCCGCCGTCGCCCTGCTCGCCTGCGCCGCCCCCGCACCGGCGGACACCGGACACACCACCCCGGACGACTGGCTCCTGCTCGCGGTCGGCCCCGGACAGCAGCCGCCCGCCACGGCGAGCGGCAGCCTGCTGCGGTGCGATCCGCCCCGGGGCCACCGGCGCGCCGCCGACGCGTGCGCGGAGCTGGCCGCGGTGGACGGGCGCATCGCCGACATCCCGCCGAAGGACGTCTTCTGCCCGATGGTCCACGCCCCGGTGACCGCCCACGCGCACGGGGAGTGGGGCGGACGGCCCGTCACGTACACGCAGACCTTCCCGAACCGCTGCATGATGGCCGCCCGGACCGGCTCGGTGTTCGCGCTGGACGCTCCGTAGGGCCCGGCGGTCCGCGAGGAGGGGCGGGCGGTCTCAGAGCGCCCGCTCGCGCGCGTGGAGCGCCGCCGCGACCACCGTGCGGGACTGGTGCTCGACCTGGTGTTCCACGGGCACCCAGCGGGCGCGGAAGCGCACGGCGAAGGCGTCGCTCCACAGCGCGACCAGGTGCTCGAGGCGTTCCGCCGCGTGCGCGTCGGTGGCGCGCAGCGCCCGCCGCAGCATGGCCGCCGCCCTGAGCGGCACCCGGCGCGCGAACGCGTCCACGCTGCCCACGTACGCCCTCGTGCCGTCGGCCGGCGGCGTGCGGACCAGGTCGGCGGCCAGACCCGGCACCAGGTCCAGTCCCCAGGTGGCCGCCCTCAGCAGAGGGTCGTCGGTGCCCTCGGGGCGGGGCCGCGCGTCCCGCAGCACGCGCCGCACCTCGTCCGCGTCGCGCAGCAGCCGGTCCGCGAGCACCCGCAGCGCGGCGGCCGGCGCCGGATGCGGCGCCGGGTCGTCCACCAGGTCGCCGGCCCACATCGGCACCTCGACCACCGCGGTCAGACCGCCGTACCGGTGGGCGTGGTACCAGGTGCTGTGCCGCGCGTCGTCCGGAAG includes:
- the treZ gene encoding malto-oligosyltrehalose trehalohydrolase produces the protein MQFEVWAPQAGRVTLQCDGVTRALERDPGREGWWRGEAEAHDGSRYGFALDGGPVLPDPRSRRQPDGPDGLSAVVDHERFAWRARWDGRPLPGAVLYELHVGTYTREGTFDAAAERLGHLVELGVTHVELMPVCPFPGRHGWGYEGVSLWAVHEPYGGPEGLKRFVDRAHALGLGVVLDVVHNHLGPSGNYLPAFGPYFTDTHHTPWGAAVNLDAPGSDEVRAYLVDSALAWLRDYRIDGLRLDAVHALVDTRAHHFLRELSEAVDALAADTGRPLFLIAESDLNDPRIVTPREEGGFGVHAQWNDDFHHAVHTALTGESQGYYADFARAPLAALAKTLTGGFFHDGTYSSFRGRRHGRPLDRDRVAGHRLLGYSQTHDQVGNRARGDRLAALVSPGLLACAAALTLTAPFTPMLFMGEEWAAGTPWQFFTDHTDPELARAVRDGRRREFAAHGWAEEDVPDPQDPATRDRSCLDWSEPERDPHARVLAWYRRLVALRHEQPDLTDPDLGDTKVAHDEERRWLAFRRGDVRVAVNLAGEPAAIPLGAPGARVLAAWEPVPAPGADGVLHLPGESAVVLLQE
- a CDS encoding DUF1707 and FHA domain-containing protein, with protein sequence MTSSFEFSTYPARLSDAERDKALDVLRDGVAAGRLSHDTYVRRMELALAARRPDELAALTADLPTESRLSRLVFGTVEAVSGFTVRLRRAWQAERLPKLLLPHPAAGHPLRIGRDPGSGLRLTHETVSRVHAELRHQGGTWVLRDLGSTNGTTVNGRRVVGAAVVREGDQVGFGRVTYRLTAN
- a CDS encoding SSI family serine proteinase inhibitor, translated to MTHISLKALRGGLLAAVALLACAAPAPADTGHTTPDDWLLLAVGPGQQPPATASGSLLRCDPPRGHRRAADACAELAAVDGRIADIPPKDVFCPMVHAPVTAHAHGEWGGRPVTYTQTFPNRCMMAARTGSVFALDAP